The window ATGCCCTTGAGGATCAGCGGTCCGCCCCAGAGCTTCTTGATCCATTCCACGTCGGCCCAGCTCAAGGTCGGGTCGAACTGCTCCGCCGTCCACGACGACAGCGACGACAGGTCCTTCACGCCCTTGGCATGACCCGCGATGTTGCCGAACGTGCGGCGCTTCGTGCCCAGCATGCCCAGGCACCACCGCGGCTTGGTCGCGAGATCGATGAGGTTCTTCAGTGTCGGCTTGGGCGGCGCCGTCAAGCCGTTCTTGATGTCCTTGTGCCGCTGGCCGAGGATCTGCAGGTCCAGCGTCAGCTGCAGCGCCGAGACGTTGGCGGCCTTGGCGCGCTCGATCAGCCGCTCGATGAAGTCGCGATCGCGCATGACGTAGAGCTGGAACCAGAAAGGATGGCCGTCGGTGTTCTCCGCGATGTCCTCCAGCGAGCAGATGCTCATGGTCGACAGCGTGAAGGGAATGCCGAAGGCCTTGGCAGCGCGCGCGCCCAGGATCTCGCCGTCGGCATGCTGCATGCCCGTGAGGCCGGTGGGCGCGATGGCCACCGGCATCGCCGCTTCCTGGCCCACCATGGTCGTGCGCGTGGAGCGGCCTTCCATGTTGACGGCCACGCGCTGGCGCAGCTTGATCTTCTGGAAGTCGGCCTCGTTGGCACGGTAGGTGCCCTCGGTCCACGCGCCGGAGTCGGCGTAGTCGTAGAACATGCGCGGAACGCGCGACTGGGC is drawn from Variovorax sp. PBS-H4 and contains these coding sequences:
- a CDS encoding alpha-hydroxy acid oxidase; amino-acid sequence: MPDLSRITCIEDLRVIAQSRVPRMFYDYADSGAWTEGTYRANEADFQKIKLRQRVAVNMEGRSTRTTMVGQEAAMPVAIAPTGLTGMQHADGEILGARAAKAFGIPFTLSTMSICSLEDIAENTDGHPFWFQLYVMRDRDFIERLIERAKAANVSALQLTLDLQILGQRHKDIKNGLTAPPKPTLKNLIDLATKPRWCLGMLGTKRRTFGNIAGHAKGVKDLSSLSSWTAEQFDPTLSWADVEWIKKLWGGPLILKGILDVEDARLAASSGADALIVSNHGGRQLDGAPSSIEALPAIAEAVGTEIEVWMDGGIRSGQDVLKARALGARGTLIGRSFLYALGAYGEAGVTRALQIIQRELDLTMAFCGRTQIDEVDSSILLPGTF